One genomic segment of Syngnathus acus chromosome 1, fSynAcu1.2, whole genome shotgun sequence includes these proteins:
- the LOC119125916 gene encoding arachidonate 12-lipoxygenase, 12R-type-like, protein MLHYEVTVYTGHRVCSGTLNHVHIKLVGKDGESHRTSLSSLMIGAGSVSTYTISCPRSLGELILIELDKQHGYLMPDDPWFPDKVEIKSPEGVIYTFPIHCWIGDKETHRFREGKALRVFDESHSLGQYAREQELCRRKADYGWEQAYPGVPHCIEADGPSKLPHEVQFSFTKTTEFGFTAIAALTELELKGLEHDHHNWKHLDDIKRVFCNKHTLLSDYVQAHWTEDWLFGYQFLNGNHPTLIQRCKTLPKNFPVTDRMVVIPDGSNLSNELKQGNIYLCDYKNLDGMTGNIIHRVQQYLTAPLVLFHKRPDDQLMPIAIQLKQTPSKDNPIFLPTDSEYDWLTAKIFVKSADFTEHQLNAHLLRTHLLAEVFAVSLLRKVPMVHPLYKLLIPHTRYTLHINALARTQLIGPTGFFTRFAASGGQTMSKILERSLSSITYRSLCIPDDIADRDLQDVPNFYYRDDGLKLWSIIFKFVQGMIQYYYKSDEQVQQDSELQIWIGDIFEHGFLCQQQTGIPQSFTTVPELVKFATMVIFTCSCQHAAVNNGQYDYGAWMPNTPITLQRAPPTKKGTTSKATMLKTLPPINVTVQGIAVVWLLSKQSSDFVPLGHYPEDHFTERTPRQMQKDFKTELDQLSIKINERNKSLKIPYTYLDPKNVENSVAI, encoded by the exons ATGTTGCATTACGAAGTGACCGTCTACACTGGCCATCGAGTTTGCTCGGGCACCTTGAACCATGTGCACATTAAGTTGGTGGGCAAAGACGGCGAGAGTCACCGCACGTCTTTGAGTTCTTTGATGATCGGCGCTGGATCG GTGTCCACCTATACAATTTCCTGCCCAAGGTCCCTTGGAGAGCTTATCTTGATCGAACTAGACAAACAACATGGCTACCTCATGCCCGATGACCCTTGGTTCCCCGACAAGGTGGAAATCAAATCACCCGAGGGAGTCATCTACACCTTTCCTATCCACTGCTGGATCGGCGACAAGGAGACTCACCGCTTCAGAGAAGGCAAAG CGCTGAGGGTCTTTGACGAAAGCCACTCTCTTGGTCAGTACGCAAGGGAACAGGAGCTGTGCCGCCGCAAAGCAGACTATGG ATGGGAACAGGCTTACCCAGGCGTGCCCCACTGCATTGAGGCTGACGGTCCGTCTAAGCTACCTCATGAGGTCCAGTTCTCTTTCACCAAGACCACAGAGTTTGGATTCACTGCCATTGCAGC GCTGACTGAGCTGGAGCTAAAGGGGCTGGAACACGATCATCATAACTGGAAACATCTTGATGATATCAAACGTGTGTTCTGTAACAAACACACCCTATTATCAG atTATGTGCAGGCGCACTGGACGGAGGACTGGTTATTTGGATATCAGTTCCTAAACGGAAATCACCCCACCTTGATTCAACGCTGCAAAACTCTGCCCAAGAACTTCCCGGTAACCGATCGCATGGTCGTCATCCCCGATGGCTCAAACTTGTCGAACGAGTTGAAG CAAGGCAACATATACCTTTGTGACTACAAGAACCTGGACGGAATGACAGGAAACATCATCCATAGGGTTCAGCAGTACTTGACGGCGCCCCTCGTCCTGTTTCACAAACGACCTGACGACCAGCTGATGCCTATTGCCATTCAG CTGAAGCAGACTCCATCTAAGGACAACCCCATCTTTCTCCCAACTGACTCTGAATATGACTGGCTGACGGCTAAGATTTTTGTGAAAAGTGCCGATTTCACGGAGCACCAGCTCAACGCTCACTTGCTGCGCACTCACCTGCTGGCGGAGGTGTTTGCTGTGTCACTGCTGCGCAAAGTACCCATGGTGCATCCCCTCTACAAG CTCCTCATACCTCACACTCGCTACACTCTGCATATCAACGCGTTAGCTCGGACACAGCTAATAGGGCCCACTGGATTCTTCACCAGG TTTGCAGCTTCTGGTGGACAGACTATGTCAAAGATCCTAGAGAGGTCGCTGTCCTCCATCACCTACAGGTCCCTTTGCATTCCTGACGACATTGCCGATCGCGACTTGCAAGATGTGCCCAACTTCTACTACCGGGATGATGGGCTCAAACTTTGGAGCATCATCTTCAA ATTTGTGCAGGGAATGATACAGTACTACTACAAAAGTGACGAGCAGGTTCAGCAAGACTCAGAACTGCAGATTTGGATTGGGGATATTTTTGAACACGGATTCCTTTGCCAGCAACAAACAG GAATCCCTCAAAGTTTCACCACAGTGCCTGAGCTGGTCAAATTTGCCACCATGGTGATATTCACTTGCTCGTGCCAGCATGCGGCTGTAAACAACGGGCAG TACGACTATGGCGCATGGATGCCCAACACTCCCATCACCTTGCAGCGTGCTCCCCCGACCAAAAAAGGGACAACAAGCAAGGCCACGATGCTGAAGACATTGCCACCTATCAATGTGACAGTGCAGGGAATAGCTGTAGTCTGGCTGCTCAGCAAGCAGTCCTCTGACTTT GTTCCCCTTGGACACTACCCAGAGGACCATTTCACAGAGAGAACCCCACGACAAATGCAAAAGGATTTTAAAACCGAGCTTGACCAGTTGTCCATCAAAATCAACGAAAGAAACAAGAGTCTGAAAATCCCGTACACGTACCTGGATCCAAAGAACGTCGAAAACAGTGTGGCCATATAA